The DNA sequence GACCGAGCTGTGCGCCCGGCGGCTCTGCGCCGCCCTGAAGGAGCGCGGGCACGGCGTCTCGGTCCTCGCGCGCGAGGAGCGCCCGGGCTGGCCGGAGTACACGGTGCTGCGGGGCGCGCTCGACGGGATCCCGGTGGTCCGCGTCGTCAACAACTTCACGCGGCTCGAGAAGCGCGGCTGCTTCGAGCACCACCCGCGCGTCGAGGAGCTTTTCGCGCAGATGATGGACGCGGAGCGGCCCGACCTCGTGCACGTCCAGCACCTCGCGGGGACCTCCTGGGGGATCCCCGGCATCGTGCGAAGCCGCGGGGTCCCGCTTGTGATCTCCCTGCACGACTACTGGTACGCCTGCGTGCGGGTGCAGCTCCTCCGGCCCGACGGGAGGCGCTGCCCCGGACCCGACGGAGGGAGGAACTGCGCCCGCCACTGCGCGCGCGGCGCGCTCGCCGCCCTCGGCGCGGCGGCGCTGGAGCGGTCCCGGCAGCTCTCCGGGTACACGGGGCGCATCCCAGGGGAGCGGGCGTGCCTCGCCGCGCTCGCCTTCCTCCAGCCGATCCTCTTCCGCGGGAGGTCGCGCCGTCTCCACCTGCGTCTCGAAGAGCGGTGCCACAGGCTGCTCGGCGCGCTCGCGGATGCGGACGCGCTCGTCGCCCCCTCGCCGCGCGCCCGCGAGATCTACGCCTCCATCGGGATCCCCGCGGAGAAGATCACCGTCATCCCCCACGGCGCGCCCCCCGCCCCGCGTCCCCCCGCGGGCGGCGGCCTGCCGCCGTACGACGGTTCGCGCCCCCTCGTCATCGGCTACGCGGGCACGATCATGCCGCACAAGGGCGTCGTCGACCTGCTCGCCGCGGTGCGCCGGCACCCGCCGTCGAAGGTCCGCCTCGTCCTGCACGGGAGGGCGTACCCCGCCCGCTTCGAACGCTACTTCAGGAAGGCCGCCGGGCGCCTCCCGAAGGGGCAGGCGGCCGTTTTCGGAATGTACGGGCCGGAACAGCTGCCCGGCATCCTCGCGGGCGTGGACATCCTCGCGATCCCCGCCCTCTGGCACGAGACGTTCAACCTCGTCCTCTGGGAGGCGTGGGCCGCCGGCGTTCCGGTGCTCGCCTCCCGCGTCGGCGCGCTCCTCGACAGCGTGCGGGACGGCGTCGACGGGCTCACCTTCCCGCCGGGAGACCGCCGGGCGCTCGCGGAGAAGATCGGGGAGCTGTGCGGGCGGCCGGCCCTCCTCCGCGAACTCAGGAACAACCTGCCCCGTTTCCCGATCGGCATCGGGGAAAACGCGCGCCGGTACGAGGAGCTGTACGCGCGCCTCCTCGCCAAAGAGGCGGCGAAGGGCCCGGACGGGGGTGGGCGATGACCGCGCCGGGCGGCGTCGCGGCGGTGGTGCTCAACTACCGCCGCCCCGACGAGACGATCGACTGCGTGCGCTCGCTTCTCCTGTCGGAGGGGGGCGCCCCGGAGATCATCGTCGTCGACAACAACTCCGGCGACGGTTCCGCGGAACGGATCCGGCGCGCGTTTCCCGCCCTGCGCCTGCTCCAAACCCCCCGCAACCTCGGCTACGCGGGCGGCAACAACGCCGGGATCCGGGCCGCGCTCGACGGCGGGGCGGCGTTCGTCTTCGTCCTCAACAACGACTGCACGGTCGACCCCGGCGCGGTCGAGGCGCTCGTCGGGGAGGCGCGCCGTTCAGGGGCGGGGATTACGAGCCCCAAGGTGCACGACGCGCGCCGCCCCGGGGTCATCCAGTACGCGGGGTACCGGAACCTCCACCTCCTCGCTCAGGGGATCCCGGTCGGGGAGGGGAGGAGGGACCGGGGGCAGTACGACCGCGCGCGCGACCTGAACGCGGCGCCCGGCTGCGCGATCCTCTTCTCCCGGCGCCTCCTCGAGGAGGTCGGGCTCTTCGACGAGAGGTTCTTCTGCTACTCGGAGGAGCTCGACCTGTGCCGCCGCGCGCGCGAGGCGGGCTTCAGGATACGCTACGCCCCGCGGGCGCTGGTGCGGCACCGCGGCGCGGCGACGCTCGACGCCCGAAGCCCCGACTACGTCTACTACCTCACCCGGGGGCGGCTCATCTACGCCCGGAAGCATCTGAACTGGGCGGCGTTCGCCCTCCTCTTCCTCCCCTGGTTCGCCGCCGTGAAGCTCGTCAAGCCCGCCGCCTGCTTCGCCCTCCGCGGACGGTGGGACTGCATCGGGGCGCTTCGGCGCGCCGTCTCGTGGAACCTACAACACAGGATTGCACGGGGGCCGCGGGAGGGGGCGGCGTGCGCCTTGGATGGAGGCGAAGCGGCGCGGACCTCCCCGTCCGCGCATCCGGGCGGACCCGCAACGGGGCCGGTGCCATGAAGCTGCTCGTTCTCACCAAGCGCTACACCTCGGCGAAGGATATCGCCCGCGAGAATGTCGGGCGGCCGTACTGTCTCTTCGCCGCCCTCCGCGCGCACGGCCACGAGGTGCGCTTCCTTCTCGGCGACTACACCGAGAAGGCGTCGTTCGACATCCACAAGGACGGCATCCCGCTCAGGGTTCGGCCGCTCTCGCCGCGTCGCTTCTTCTCCTTCCGCCGGGAGGTGTCGCGGGAGCTGGAGGAGCGCGGCGCCGACCTTCTCGTCGCCGAGGGCGACCCGCTCTTCGCCCTGCTCGCGGACCGGCCCTGCCGGACCGCGGGCGTCCCGCTCGTCTACGACCTGATGGACAACTACGAAACCTACGCCATCCACCGGATCCCCGGCTTCCGGCTGCTCGACCGGCGGCTTCTGCGGAGGGCCGATTTCGTCATCTGCGTGACCGACGCGCTCCGGAGGCGGATCGCCCCGGTGCGGCGGGAACGGGTGGGCGTCGTGGGGAACGGGGTGGACATCGAGAGGTTCAAGCCGATGGACCGGCGGGCGTGCCGGGAGAGATTCGGCCTCCCGCCGTCCGCTCCCGTGGTCGGCTACTTCGGGTTCCTCTCCGGCTACAAGGGGATCGACCTCCTCCTCGAGGCGCACCGGATCCTCCGCCGCGCGGGGTTCCCGGCCATTGTGCTCCTCGCGGGGCACCGGCGCGGCGGGACCCCCGTCGAGGGGGAGGGGGTGCACGACCTCGGCCTCGTCGCGCACGACCTGATCCCCGCCTGCATCAACGCCTGCGACGCCGTCGCCGTGCCGAACCCGTCCAACGACTACACCGACTGCTGCTTCCCGCTCAAGGCGCTCGAGGCGGCCGCCTGCGGGGTCCCGGTCGCCGCGACCGCCCTCGAACCGGTGCGGGATCTGTTCGGCCCGGCGTACCCGTGGCTGGCGCGCCCCGGCGACGCCGGGGATCTGGCGGTGAAGCTTCGCGAGGCGTGCGGCGGGCGCGGCGAAGGCCTCCGCGCGCTCGCCGAATCGCACACCTGGGAGCGCCTCGCGGGCGATCTCGCGGCGGCGCTCGCAAAGCTTCCGGGCACGAGGGGGTGAGCCGCCGACGCCGTCCGGCCTCGCCTCCGCGTACGGTAGCAGGGCATCGCGGCGGATCCTCGCCGCGGTGAGATGGGGCACGGAGAGAAGAAAGCGATGAAGGCGAAAACCGGGAAGAAGGCCGCGGTGGCCGCGAAGAAGGGGACGCGGTTCTCGTGCGGCGTGTGCGGCATCGGCGTGGTCGTCGACGAGGTGTGCGGCTGCGTGGACACGTGTGATATCGTCTGCTGCGGCTCCCCGATGGCCACGAAAAAGAAATGACGCGCCGTACGGCGGCATTCGCGCTGCTCGCCCTCGTCGCGCTGCTCTGCGCGTACGGCGGTCTGTACGCGCCGGGGCCCACGCTCGACGAGTGCCTCGCGGATCCCGGCGCGTTCGACGGGGCGGTCGTGTACGCGCCCCGGGAGTCGGTCATCGGCCGGGTCACGGACGACGGCTTCACGCTCAGGTGGCGCGGCAGGGAGGTGCCGGTCAGGGGGATCGCACGGAACGCGCGGCCGGGGACCTACGTGGGCGTGCGGGGGAAATTCCGCCGCGGCGGCTGGATCGAGGCGGAGGCGGTGCATGTCGGCCGCTGGCGGCGGATGAAGATGGCGGTCTCGATCGTCGCGGCGG is a window from the Chlamydiota bacterium genome containing:
- a CDS encoding glycosyltransferase family 4 protein, with protein sequence MKLLVLTKRYTSAKDIARENVGRPYCLFAALRAHGHEVRFLLGDYTEKASFDIHKDGIPLRVRPLSPRRFFSFRREVSRELEERGADLLVAEGDPLFALLADRPCRTAGVPLVYDLMDNYETYAIHRIPGFRLLDRRLLRRADFVICVTDALRRRIAPVRRERVGVVGNGVDIERFKPMDRRACRERFGLPPSAPVVGYFGFLSGYKGIDLLLEAHRILRRAGFPAIVLLAGHRRGGTPVEGEGVHDLGLVAHDLIPACINACDAVAVPNPSNDYTDCCFPLKALEAAACGVPVAATALEPVRDLFGPAYPWLARPGDAGDLAVKLREACGGRGEGLRALAESHTWERLAGDLAAALAKLPGTRG
- a CDS encoding glycosyltransferase family 2 protein; translation: MTAPGGVAAVVLNYRRPDETIDCVRSLLLSEGGAPEIIVVDNNSGDGSAERIRRAFPALRLLQTPRNLGYAGGNNAGIRAALDGGAAFVFVLNNDCTVDPGAVEALVGEARRSGAGITSPKVHDARRPGVIQYAGYRNLHLLAQGIPVGEGRRDRGQYDRARDLNAAPGCAILFSRRLLEEVGLFDERFFCYSEELDLCRRAREAGFRIRYAPRALVRHRGAATLDARSPDYVYYLTRGRLIYARKHLNWAAFALLFLPWFAAVKLVKPAACFALRGRWDCIGALRRAVSWNLQHRIARGPREGAACALDGGEAARTSPSAHPGGPATGPVP
- a CDS encoding glycosyltransferase family 4 protein; this translates as MKILFVVNGYPPTAVAGTELCARRLCAALKERGHGVSVLAREERPGWPEYTVLRGALDGIPVVRVVNNFTRLEKRGCFEHHPRVEELFAQMMDAERPDLVHVQHLAGTSWGIPGIVRSRGVPLVISLHDYWYACVRVQLLRPDGRRCPGPDGGRNCARHCARGALAALGAAALERSRQLSGYTGRIPGERACLAALAFLQPILFRGRSRRLHLRLEERCHRLLGALADADALVAPSPRAREIYASIGIPAEKITVIPHGAPPAPRPPAGGGLPPYDGSRPLVIGYAGTIMPHKGVVDLLAAVRRHPPSKVRLVLHGRAYPARFERYFRKAAGRLPKGQAAVFGMYGPEQLPGILAGVDILAIPALWHETFNLVLWEAWAAGVPVLASRVGALLDSVRDGVDGLTFPPGDRRALAEKIGELCGRPALLRELRNNLPRFPIGIGENARRYEELYARLLAKEAAKGPDGGGR